Part of the Mytilus trossulus isolate FHL-02 chromosome 2, PNRI_Mtr1.1.1.hap1, whole genome shotgun sequence genome is shown below.
ATCATTCGTTcgtggcgcagctgtttattactGCTTCAGAAACTGGAATTTGCAGCGAGAAGCACATAACTTTGTCATGCAAACCCAGTTATCACGAATCCTAATATATGCTTGTTGCGGCGCAGACACAGGGACTTGCGGCTGGTTTAATAGctctttcaaattttgtataattatcGTCAATGCTTTTCAAGTCTTTTTACTGCGTACTTTCTGTCTATTAGTAATTCATTATCAACGTATTTCACAGgtattaatatttcttttttttctaacaatGTAAAGTTAACTACATGATACACATTCGCAGGATTTTTCagtattcaaaattttagatCTGCCAACAGAGTCCATGTGGGCACTGGCAAGTGAGACTCTTGTTTTTATCCATCGATAGACCTTCCCATATACTGAAATATATGGATACCGAACCTCAGTTCCCGTTGATAAAAAAAGTGTATAAATTATGGTTGAAGAAAAGACACATTTTTCCCTAcccttttttttccaaaatccGTTATTTTTTCGTTTTCTCTTATAATACTTAAagtctttcaatttttttcgcgttttttctatattataagaacattaatatacataaaataacatttattagcTATTTACTATCAACAATTCAAATGTTAATAGcaacagagacatatattatatgtctctgatagcAAATACTCGTTATTTGTAGTATATTTATGTTCTTacaatacagaaaaacgcaaaaataattgaaaaagaaaaaataacagattttggaaaaaaaggaaagaGACTGAAAAAATACTGTCCTGACAAGAAGTTGCAAGTAAAACTTGAACAACTTTACTTATTACTTGAATGTTTTAATCataatcattcaaaaataaattattgagtTACCTCCCGTATACTGGTAAGTACTGGTGATCAATTACACgactaaaagtataaaaaaagaagatgtggtatgttttcCAATGAggcaactttccacaagagaccaaatgacaaagaaattaataactataggttattgtacggccttcaataatgagaaaatccTATACCGCATAgccggctataaaaggccccgaaatgacaatgtaaaacaattcaaaccagaaaactaacggccttattcatgtacaaaaaaatgaacgaaaaacaaataagtagcATATCAACAAAAgataaccactgaataacaggctcctgacttggtacaggcacatacatacagaatgtatcGGGGGTAAACGTGTtagtggggttaaacatgttagcgggatctaAACATTTAAGACTAAAGAGATATAGGAGAtcataggaagatgtggtatgagtgccaatgagtcaactctccatccaaataacaatttataaaagtaaaccattaaaggtcaaggtaGAGTCTTGTGATAAAGTGATAAAGGTTCCTTATCACTTTTGAAGGACAAGTTTTCAACCTAGTGTGTGATGATTGTAGGAAGCGGCTTTTAGAAGTTCAAAGACAACAAGTTGTCCAAGCCTTGGTCAATTATCCTTTTCTGGAGAACATGTAGCTCCAATATGTCATGTTCGTACCGTAATTAATCAATGGAAGGGGAACAGTCGGGACCGGAGGCTCTCAAAGATGATGTTACGATGAAGGCCAATAGTTTTGATGGATATATGCCTTGGATGCTTCTTTAAATTACATTACATATAGAATGATCGAGTTACCTCCCGTGTACGGTATAGggttttcttattgttgaatgTCGTACATATATAATTGCTTAAGGCTACTTACtccatttgaactttggtggaaagttgtctcattggcaatcataccacatctcctctccttatttttataataaaaatatagtatgCATAATCTAATATATATTACTACATTTAGAGGATGAATCTGGGCAAATATACCAGCGACGCAATGTTAAgtagaatactgacattttgcACCTATAGTCAATTCAAACgactatgtaaaaaaaattccagGAACCAGTACGCAATTAACGTTGAGCACATTCTTAGTGCAGAAATATCCAGCGGGTTATCATCCTCCATAATAAGGAGAAAAATAGCcagtataaatattaaaataggcGACTATAGACTTAATTCCGTCTTCCAACagttcttttattttgaaatcacTGGACACGATGGAACCATTTATGGGATAGAAGCTCGTCTATATAATTAAGCACATGAGTTCATTTTCAGTTCTCAGTGAGGCTTGTGTCGTTCtatcttaagttttctatgtagtgTGGTGTTCTGCACATGTTGACTTTATTTTGCCTTCACATTGTTTCTATTTTGATAAATGCGTTGTATTTTTTACCCACTTATGAGGGTCACTTGTGTGCCCCTACAACCTACTCCTTTTACGCTGGCTTGCATTTTTTTCGACGTCCAACATATAGTTGAATTAAAccgactatatatatataatcattaaGGACACGGAAAACTCGACTTCTGATATTTTAACAGATTTACAAcgcatttttcttcttttacgTAGATTATTGGATTCTACTCAGTTCAAGTTAAGAATAAAATCGGTGGGTTTCTTTCCTTACCGTGAGCTAAATTCTTCCGTTAGTTAACTAATGAATTTAAGTGGCTTCGTTACAagaaaaacacgattttcatcCATGATTTACTGACTGTTTGAAGATTGAGTTTCTTTAAAGAACGGAATAGCTCTGTGAGATGGTTTAGATAACCGGAAAGACGTGAACGCTAGATTATTGTATTGTTCTGGAAGCACACGGGGAAACGACGTCCGGACCGCGATCATTAATTAATAGAGAAATTCTTAAAAACATAATGGATTAGATATGTACTggacaaaaactataaaaatttaaaaaaaaactatctaaGATATGACAATAGACGGTTTTATGAGCTCATTAATTTGTGCATAAGTGCTTACTATATTCAAGGTACAACCTACATTGCCGCTTCTATACATAACCGAACAATTACAATACAGTCTCAAATAGAGCTATAGGgtttaattcatttttcttGATCTTTAGTTTCTTTCGGTCTGATTAATATGTACAGAcatcctgaaaaaaatagaGTACTTCCTAGCGAGACCACACGTATATTGTGCAGCTGAAGATAGCAAAAACATTCTTAATTCTgacattgaaaatcataccacatcttcttatttttatatctagtATCATATGCGATACACAAATTTCAGAAAGGATAACATAAATGTTATGATAGAACTATATTATGCCTTTCTGACATTGCCGACGACGCTAAATTTGAACTTGAATACATGTGACtcaaatgacatttttatttaaacagtttcATACATCTTTTTCAATGACatctttttatgttgtgatgttatactattgatTCAGAAAAAGATAGTATTAAAAAACGTGTATgaattacatgtaaaacaaaacaaaaagatttataaatatttatttgtctcATTTTTATCACAGCTACATGCATGATAATGGACAGGGTCTGTGTTTGCAGTCGGAATTCAGTAAAGTACTTGAGCAACCTTGATCCATAATTGAAACGAAACCGACTCGGAACTTGGACCACATAGCATTAGAACGTCGAGTGCAGGTCGAAACTAAATACCATATATTAAAAGTACTGGCTACGATTACTCACAAAAAGTAACTCCGAGACTAATTTCTTGCCAGGACCCGATGTCAAACGGAAATTGCGAGTAATAATTGATAATATAGATTCTATTTTTACACACAAAATATATTCTAACAATTGGTCAGAGCCTCGACGAAAACATCTgaccaaaatttgtttttccgATGAGTCTgggaaaatgtttaaaaaaatctattttctatcaatataaatttgtacaaatatgtaaaacaacgTATGCTGGACAAGAAAAGCGAAGAATAATGTATCCCAAtgttacaaaaaacaacataaaatgcAAACGTAAAATTTTGCAGGTAGCACTAAAAAATTATACTAACTAGTCTCGAGAGAAGCaatgaaaattatttcataCTGACTATTGTCACTTTTTGCGGGTAATCGTAGCCATTGCCTAAATTAAATGAACTCCGAAATGCCATACCGAAACACAGAACCTGTCCGTTAGTTTTTGCCTGATTTACATCTTATATTCCATACTGAGTTTTAATTTCTTGCTCCCTTTGGCCTTCTCTTATCTTTTTAGGTTGACGAATCATGTAAAAGTTTCCTATTTGAACCTTTGTGTGCTTTTCTAACATCCATTCGCTatattttgttctatttaaTGAAAATCTGGAATGCGAACAAAATGTCAGTAATCCTCGTACGAGTTGCTTTAACTCAAACGTAAGAGACAATACACGCGTTTCTGGGAACTCTATTTCTTTGGACGCACGGTTCAAAAACTCGGATTTGATTAAACCTAATGGATACCTGCCTGTGCACATTAAATATAGAATGCACCCTAATGACCATACATCTGACACTTTGGGATCGTAAGGATGATCCATTAGTATTTCTGGAGCTTGAAATCCAGTAGTTCCACAATTGTCAGTCCTCAGTGGATCTCCAGAAAAATAAACTATAGCATGGCCAAAGTCTGATATCTTCAAAGAATTACGGGAAGTtactaaaatattttctgtgCACAAATCTCTGTGTGCGATTCCTTGGAGATGCAAATATTCGATTCCTGAAAATATCTGATTGAAGTACTTGTGTGTAACGGATTCGGTCAAAAATCTTGCATCATGAACTTTTAGAAGTTGTTCTAGAGTACCATTTTcacaaaattctaaaacaacaCCATACCGACCTTCGTAGCAAATACTGTTTAACCAAGTCAAAACATGTGGATGGTGCAATTGTTTAAGATGGTTCAATTCAAATGTCATATCAGTTTTCCAAGAGTACCGGGATCGGCTTCGGGACTTTGCTGTGTTTAGTTTCAAAGCAACAGGACAAAATTCGCTCTCctcaaagttttgttttttgtgcaGATCTTGTGCCAAAATTATCGTTCCGGACCTGCCTTTTGCAATCACTTGTAACGGTCGGTATCCCAAAAGTTCTAGGTCCGGTATCATGGCATCATAATGAATATTTCCAGTTTTAATCTGTCTATTCGGATATTTACTGAGAGGAATTGGATATTTGTATTCCCATTCATCGCCAAGATCACACTTTTGTCTAAAGAAAACTAGATTGTCCTTGTCTTCGGGTTTGCCACTACTGGATGTTGCAACCGATACAAAATGGTGCCCTGTCACGACATCGTTAAAATCTCCACTTGCCGAGCTAGATGGTAGATTATGAAAAGATTTCGAAGGTGACTGTTCCTGAATCTGGCAACTATCCCCGCCTATATGAGGCtccatttttctctttttcctCTCCGGCTCCTCTGAATTCATGTCGGGAAACTTTCCATCCGTAAAATGTTTGATAGTGTGTACCTTTGCAATGCGTTGATATTCACGACGATTGTTATGCTAGTTGTATAGATATCTTTATGACGTCAACACAGACCAAAATTTATTCGGACCAAAATTTCCGTGTTTTTGTCCGTTGTCTATCGACGGCGGCGTAAC
Proteins encoded:
- the LOC134708470 gene encoding testis-specific serine/threonine-protein kinase 4-like, which translates into the protein MNSEEPERKKRKMEPHIGGDSCQIQEQSPSKSFHNLPSSSASGDFNDVVTGHHFVSVATSSSGKPEDKDNLVFFRQKCDLGDEWEYKYPIPLSKYPNRQIKTGNIHYDAMIPDLELLGYRPLQVIAKGRSGTIILAQDLHKKQNFEESEFCPVALKLNTAKSRSRSRYSWKTDMTFELNHLKQLHHPHVLTWLNSICYEGRYGVVLEFCENGTLEQLLKVHDARFLTESVTHKYFNQIFSGIEYLHLQGIAHRDLCTENILVTSRNSLKISDFGHAIVYFSGDPLRTDNCGTTGFQAPEILMDHPYDPKVSDVWSLGCILYLMCTGRYPLGLIKSEFLNRASKEIEFPETRVLSLTFELKQLVRGLLTFCSHSRFSLNRTKYSEWMLEKHTKVQIGNFYMIRQPKKIREGQREQEIKTQYGI